Below is a genomic region from Actinomadura rubteroloni.
GATCCGGGTGGACGCCAACGGCGGCTGGGACGTCGACCAGGCCGCCGCGATGATCCGCTCGCTGGACCGGTTCGAGCTGGAGTACGCCGAGCAGCCGTGCCCGACGCTGGACGACCTGAAGCGCGTCCGGCTGCGCGTGGACGTCCCGATCGCCGCCGACGAGTCGGTGCGCCGCGCCGAGGACCCGCTGAAGGTCCGCGCGGCGGGCGCGGCCGACATCGTGGTCTTGAAGGTGCAGCCGCTCGGCGGGGTGCGGGCGGCGCTGCGCGTCGCCGAGGCGGTGGGGCTGCCGGTCGTGGTGTCGAGCGCGGTGGAGACGTCGGTGGGCCTGGCGGCGGGGGTGGCGCTCGCGGCGGCGCTGCCGGAGCTGCCGTTCGCGTGCGGGCTCGCGACGCTGTCGCTGCTGGAGGGCGACGTGGTGGACGCGCCGCTGGTCCCGGTGGACGGCGTGCTGCCGGTGCGGCGTCCGGACGTGGACCCGGCCGCGCTCGCCCGCCACGAGCCGGGCGGGGACGCGGCGGAGCGCTGGGCGGAGCGGGCGCGCTCGGCCGGGCGTCATCTGCCCGGCGCGGAGCCGTCGCGGTGAACCCGGCCACGGCCCTGGCGACCGTCCTGGTGGACGAGCTGCTGCGGTGCGGGATGACCGACGCGGTCCTCGCGCCCGGTTCGCGGTCGGCGGCGCTGGCGCTGGCGCTGCACGAGGCCGAGAGCGCGGGGCGGGTCCGGCTGCACGTGCGGATCGACGAGCGGTCGGCGTCGTTCCTCGGGCTCGGGCTGGCGCGCCGGTCGGGCCGTCCGGTGGTGCTGGTGTGCACGTCGGGGACGGCGGCGGCGAACTTCCATCCGGCGGTCATCGAGGCGCACGAGGCGGGTGTGCCGCTGCTGGTCGTCACCGCCGACCGTCCGCCGGAGCTGCGGGCGACGGGCGCGAACCAGACGATCGACCAGGTGAAGCTGTACGGGACGGCCGTGCGGTGGAGCGCGGAGATCGGTGTGCCGGAGAACCGGCCGGGGATGGTGTCGTACTGGCGGTCGCTGGCCAGCCGCGCGTACGGGCTGGCGCAGGCGCCGTCGCCGGGTCCTGTGCACCTGAACGCGGCGTTCCGGGAGCCGCTCGTCCCCGACGGCGACGACACGTGGTGCGAGCCGCTGGACGGCGACGCGACGGGCGCGTGGACGCGGGTCCGGGCGGCGACGCCGGGGTCGGTGCTGCACGTGCCGCCGACGCGGCGCGGGATCCTCGTGGTCGGGGACGGCGCGGTGAACGTCAAGCGGTACGTGGCGGCGGCGTCGATGGCGGGGTGGCCGGTGCTGTCGGAGCCGTCGGGCAACGCCCGCTACGGCGACCACGCGCTGTCGGCGCACCATTTCCTGCTGGGCGTCCCGGAGTTCGTGGAGCGGCACCGGCCCGAGGTGGTCGTGACGCTCGGGAAGCCGGGGCTGTCGCGGCCGCTGCTGGCGCTGCTGCGGCGGGCCGAGGAGCACATCGTGCTCGCGCCGGACCTGGCGCGGTGGCCGGACCCGGTGCGGTCGGCGACGCAGGTCGCGCAGGACGTGGAGATCCCGGTGGTGTCGGGCGACGACGCGTGGCTGCGGTCGTGGCGGGCCGCCGACCTGGCCGCCGCCGCCGCGATCGACCGGGTGCTGGACGCCGTCCCGGAGGTCAGCGAGCCGCGCCTGGCGCGGGACCTGGTGGCGTCGCTGCCGGGCGGGGCGCTGCTGTTCACGTCGGCGAGCATGCCGATCCGGGACCTGGACCAGGTGATGCGGCCCCGGCGCGGCGTCCGGATCATGGCGAACCGGGGGGCGAGCGGGATCGACGGGCTGGTGTCGTCGGCGATGGGAGCGGCGCTGGCGCACGGCGGACGGTCCTACGCGCTGCTGGGGGACCTGGCGTTCCTGCACGACCAGAACGGGCTGCTGGCCGGCGCGGGGGAGCGGCGTCCGGATCTGGCGCTGGTCGTCGTGAACAACCGGGGCGGGGGGATCTTCTCGCTGCTGCCGCAGGCGGCGGTGCCCGACCCGTTCGAGCGGGTCTTCGGGACGCCGCACGACGTGGACCTGGAGGCGGTCGCGGCGGCGCACCGCGTCCCGTACCGGCGGCTGGAGGCGGCGGCGGACCTGCCGAAGCTGGTGGCGGGGGAGGGCTTGCGGATCATCGAGGCGCGGACGGACCGGGCGGTGAACGCGGACCTGCACGCGGAGTTGCGGTCGGCGGCGCAGGGGGCCGTGCGGGAGCTGCTGGCCTGAGCGCGGCGGGACCGGGCGGCGCCGGGCTCCGTTGCCCGACGTGAACTTACAATGTAAAGGTGCCCGGCGTTTCAGCCGTCAATTTCAGGAACCCACCAGACGATCGACGAGCGCGGCAGTGTCCTCGTCGGTCCAGCCGTTGCGGGCGAGCCAGCCGAGCGGGCCGCCGAAGCTCTCGTCCACGCGGGCGAGGAACTTCTCCATGATCTCCGCGTGCGGCCGGTGGGTGTCGGACGGGCGGGAGTCCAGGTCGGCGGCGTAGGTGGTGGAGCCGCGGAGCCGGCCGAGGATCCGGTCGAGGCGGTCGCCGGTCGCGACGTAGTCGGCGACGACGGCCTCGCGGTGGACGCCGACGGCCTCCAGCGCGAACGCGCACACGACGCCGGTGCGGTCCTTGCCGGCGGCGCAGTGGACGATGGCCGAGCCGTCGGCGCGGGTCATGACGCGCAGGGCGGCGACGATGTTGTCGGCGCGGTCGTCGAGGTAGCCGAGGTAGTGGGCGATCGAGCGGTCCTGTTCGGGGCCGCCGTGGTCGTCGCGGTGCTGCCAGGGGAGGACGCGGTCGAGGTCGACGGTGTCGGCGGCGACGTCGGTGTTGCGGCCGCCTTCGGCGAAGAGGGAGAGGTGGTGGAGGGTGACGGAGGGGGTCCGGGCGAGGGGTCCGGGGCCTTCGAGGCGTACTTCGGTGTCGCTGCGCAGGTCGATGACGTTCTTCAGGCCGTAGTCGTCCAGGAGGAGGCGGACGTCGGCGACCGTGAGGTCCTGGAGGTTGTCCGAGCGCAGGACCCGGCCGCGCCGGGTGGTCCGGCCGTCGGCGGTCGGGAGTCCGCCGAGGTCTCGCACGTTGACGGCGCCGTCCAGGGGAATCCACCGCGTGCTTTGGTTCATGTCTTGTAACTGTATCGGGCGAAACATGCCGGTCTTTTACTGAGGGTGGGGTTGGCGGGTCAGGCGGTGGGTTGCGTGGACCCGGTACTTGAGGGGTGGTCGGGGGTTGGCTCTGGCGGGGGGCGTGCTTTCGGGGGTGGTGCCCTAGGTTCGTGGTGTCGGTTTCATGGACGTGGGAGGGTTTCATGACGGTTGTTCTGGATGGGACGCCGGAGCGGGTGGGCGGGTCGTTCGGTCCGTTGGTGCGGCGGGTGCGGGCGGCGGGGCTGCTGGAGCGGCGGCGTGGTTATTACGTGCGGTCGGTGGGGCTGAACGTGGCGGGGACGGTGGGGTTGTGGACGGGTGTGGGGTTGCTGGGGGCGGCGGGGGGCGGGGCGGCGTGGGGTGCGGTGGCGCTCGGTGTCCCGTTGGCGGTGGTGTCGGCGCGGACGGCTTTTCTGGGGCATGACGCGGGGCATCGGCAGATCGCGCGGTCGCCTCGGGTGAATCGTTTTCTGGGGTTGGTGTTCGGGAATTTGATGGTGGGGATGGGGCACGGGTGGTGGACGGATAAGCACAATCGTCACCATGCGAATCCGAATCATGTGGGGAAGGATCCGGATGTGGGCGAGGGCGTGCTGGCGTGGACGCGGGGTCAGGCGTCGGGGCGGCGTGGTGCGGGCGGTTGGCTGGTGCGGCATCAGGCGGGGTTGTTCTTCCCGCTGCTGTTGCTGGAGGGCGTGAACCTGAAGGTGGGGAGCGCGTTGTTCTTGCGGGGCCGTCCGCGCAGGCAGCGGTGGGTGGAGGGTGCGCTGCTGGTGGCGCATCTGGCGGCGTATGCGGGGTTGGTGTTCGGGTTGCTGCCGGTGGCGCAGGCGGTGGCGCTGGTGGCGGTGCACCAGGCGTTGTTCGGGTTGCATCTGGGGGCGTCG
It encodes:
- a CDS encoding o-succinylbenzoate synthase, with protein sequence MRVYSIPMRTRFRGITRRDGALLHGPAGWGEFSPFAEYGPAEAARWLAAAREAAHEGWPAPVRDGVPVNATIPAVGPERAFALAKESGCRTAKVKVAEPGQSGADDMARVEAVRDALGPDGRIRVDANGGWDVDQAAAMIRSLDRFELEYAEQPCPTLDDLKRVRLRVDVPIAADESVRRAEDPLKVRAAGAADIVVLKVQPLGGVRAALRVAEAVGLPVVVSSAVETSVGLAAGVALAAALPELPFACGLATLSLLEGDVVDAPLVPVDGVLPVRRPDVDPAALARHEPGGDAAERWAERARSAGRHLPGAEPSR
- the menD gene encoding 2-succinyl-5-enolpyruvyl-6-hydroxy-3-cyclohexene-1-carboxylic-acid synthase codes for the protein MNPATALATVLVDELLRCGMTDAVLAPGSRSAALALALHEAESAGRVRLHVRIDERSASFLGLGLARRSGRPVVLVCTSGTAAANFHPAVIEAHEAGVPLLVVTADRPPELRATGANQTIDQVKLYGTAVRWSAEIGVPENRPGMVSYWRSLASRAYGLAQAPSPGPVHLNAAFREPLVPDGDDTWCEPLDGDATGAWTRVRAATPGSVLHVPPTRRGILVVGDGAVNVKRYVAAASMAGWPVLSEPSGNARYGDHALSAHHFLLGVPEFVERHRPEVVVTLGKPGLSRPLLALLRRAEEHIVLAPDLARWPDPVRSATQVAQDVEIPVVSGDDAWLRSWRAADLAAAAAIDRVLDAVPEVSEPRLARDLVASLPGGALLFTSASMPIRDLDQVMRPRRGVRIMANRGASGIDGLVSSAMGAALAHGGRSYALLGDLAFLHDQNGLLAGAGERRPDLALVVVNNRGGGIFSLLPQAAVPDPFERVFGTPHDVDLEAVAAAHRVPYRRLEAAADLPKLVAGEGLRIIEARTDRAVNADLHAELRSAAQGAVRELLA
- a CDS encoding tyrosine-protein phosphatase; translation: MNQSTRWIPLDGAVNVRDLGGLPTADGRTTRRGRVLRSDNLQDLTVADVRLLLDDYGLKNVIDLRSDTEVRLEGPGPLARTPSVTLHHLSLFAEGGRNTDVAADTVDLDRVLPWQHRDDHGGPEQDRSIAHYLGYLDDRADNIVAALRVMTRADGSAIVHCAAGKDRTGVVCAFALEAVGVHREAVVADYVATGDRLDRILGRLRGSTTYAADLDSRPSDTHRPHAEIMEKFLARVDESFGGPLGWLARNGWTDEDTAALVDRLVGS
- a CDS encoding fatty acid desaturase family protein, with the protein product MTVVLDGTPERVGGSFGPLVRRVRAAGLLERRRGYYVRSVGLNVAGTVGLWTGVGLLGAAGGGAAWGAVALGVPLAVVSARTAFLGHDAGHRQIARSPRVNRFLGLVFGNLMVGMGHGWWTDKHNRHHANPNHVGKDPDVGEGVLAWTRGQASGRRGAGGWLVRHQAGLFFPLLLLEGVNLKVGSALFLRGRPRRQRWVEGALLVAHLAAYAGLVFGLLPVAQAVALVAVHQALFGLHLGASFAHNHKGMEMPGEGDRWDHLRRQVLTSRNVRGGRVADYVFGGLNYQIEHHLFPSAARPNLRRLQPLVREHCAREGLPYTEAGALESYRIALGHLRSVGAEG